One genomic window of Salvelinus alpinus chromosome 9, SLU_Salpinus.1, whole genome shotgun sequence includes the following:
- the LOC139584243 gene encoding nicotinamide phosphoribosyltransferase-like: MEHGDFNFLLATDSYKVTHYKQYPPNTSKVYSYFECRAKKTESTKIQKVKYDKTVFYGLQYILHKYLKGKVVTPQKITEAKEVYREHFQDDVFNEKGWEYILEKYDGHLPIEIKAVPEGSVIPRGNVLFTVESTDPECYWLTNWVETILVQIWYPITVATNSREQKKILARYLLETSGNLDKLEYKLHDFGYRGVSSQETAGIGASAHLVNFKGTDTVAGICVIKKYYGTKDPVPGFSVPAAEHSTITAWGKDHERDAFEHIVRQFPNVPVSIVSDSYDIYNACEKIWGEDLRSLIESRSADAPLVIRPDSGDPLDTVLKVLEILGRKFCTTENSKGYKVLPPYIRVIQGDGVDINTLQEIVAGMKKHRWSVENVGFGSGGALLQKLTRDLLSCCFKCSFVVTNGLGLNVFKDPVADPNKRSKKGRLSLHRTPTGDFVTLEEGKGDLEEYGPDLLHTVFRNGVILKTYTFDEVRDNAKIRDCDLEESVD, from the exons ATGGAGCACGGAGACTTCAATTTCCTGCTGGCTACCGATTCATACAAG GTCACACATTACAAGCAGTACCCTCCCAACACCAGCAAGGTTTACTCCTACTTCGAGTGTCGGGCAAAGAAAACCGAATCCACTAAGATTCAGAAAGTGAAATATGATAAAACTGTATTTTATGGACTTCAGTATATCCTTCATAAGTATCTGAAAG GGAAAGTGGTGACTCCACAGAAGATCACAGAAGCAAAGGAAGTTTACCGTGAACACTTTCAGGATGATGTGTTCAACGAAAAGGGCTGGGAGTACATACTGGAG AAGTATGACGGCCACCTGCCCATTGAAATCAAGGCTGTTCCTGAGGGTAGTGTGATCCCCAGGGGTAATGTCCTCTTCACCGTGGAGAGTACTGACCCAGAATGCTACTGGCTCACGAACTGGGTAGAG ACGATCCTGGTGCAGATCTGGTACCCCATCACAGTAGCTACTAACTCCAGAGAGCAGAAGAAGATCCTAGCCAGGTATCTACTGGAGACATCAGGGAACCTGGACAAACTGGAGTATAAGCTGCATGACTTTGGCTACAGGGGAGTCTCATCGCAAGAG ACTGCTGGCATCGGAGCATCTGCCCACCTGGTGAACTTTAAAGGCACAGACACGGTGGCTGGTATCTGTGTCATTAAGAAGTACTACGGCACCAAAGACCCTGTGCCCGGCTTCTCTGTGCCAGCTGCAGAGCAcag CACCATCACCGCCTGGGGTAAGGACCACGAGAGAGATGCCTTTGAGCACATTGTGAGGCAGTTCCCCAACGTGCCCGTGTCCATCGTCAGCGACAGCTATGATATCTACAACGCCTGTGAGAAGATATGGGGAGAGGACCTCAGGAGCCTCATCGAGTCCCGCAGCGCTGACGCACCCTTGGTCATCAGGCCAGACTCAGGAGACCCATTAGATACTGTCCTCAAG GTGTTGGAGATTTTAGGGAGGAAGTTCTGCACCACAGAGAACAGCAAAGGATACAAGGTGCTACCCCCTTACATCCGAGTCATCCAGGGGGATGGTGTGGACATCAACACTCTGCAGGAG ATCGTGGCGGGGATGAAGAAACACAGGTGGAGTGTAGAGAACGTGGGCTTTGGGTCGGGCGGTGCCCTACTCCAAAAACTGACCCGGGACCTGCTCAGCTGCTGCTTCAAGTGTAGCTTTGTGGTGACCAACGGACTGGGG CTGAATGTGTTCAAGGACCCTGTTGCTGACCCTAATAAAAGATCAAAGAAAGGTCGTCTGTCGCTCCACAGAACACCAACAGGAGACTTCGTGACACTGGAAGAAGGGAAGGGGGACCTGGAGGAATACGGTCCA GATCTGCTTCACACCGTTTTCAGAAATGGAGTGATACTGAAGACGTATACATTTGATGAGGTCAGAGACAACGCTAAGATCAGGGACTGTGATCTGGAAGAGTCTGTAGACTGA
- the LOC139584113 gene encoding keratin-associated protein 4-7-like, whose translation MNDGNGLPQRSVPQRSASTVCLNGLCLNGLCLNSLCLNSLCLNSLCLNSLCLNSLCLNSLCLNGLCLDGLCLDGLCLDGLCLDGLCLDGLCLNVCLNGLCLNGLCLNGLCLNSLCLNSLCLNSLCLNSLCLNSLCLNSLCLNGLCLNGLCLNGLCLNGLCLDGLCLNGLGLNSLCLNGLCLNGLCLNGLCLNGLCLNGLCLNGLCLDGLCLNGLCNIATPEQF comes from the exons ATGAATGATGGCAACGGTCTGCCTCAGCGGTCTGTGCCTCAACGGTCTGCCTCAACGGTCTGCCTCAACGGTCTGTGCCTCAACGGTCTGTGCCTCAACAGTCTGTGCCTCAACAGTCTGTGCCTCAACAGTCTGTGCCTCAACAGTCTGTGCCTCAACAGTCTGTGCCTCAACAGTCTCTGCCTCAACGGTCTGTGCCTCGACGGTCTGTGCCTCGACGGTCTCTGCCTCGACGGTCTCTGCCTCGACGGTCTGTGCCTCGACGGTCTGTGCCTCAACG TCTGCCTCAACGGTCTGTGCCTCAACGGTCTGTGCCTCAACGGTCTGTGCCTCAACAGTCTGTGCCTCAACAGTCTGTGCCTCAACAGTCTGTGCCTCAACAGTCTGTGCCTCAACAGTCTGTGCCTCAACAGTCTGTGCCTCAACGGTCTGTGCCTCAACGGTCTGTGCCTCAACGGTCTGTGCCTCAATGGTCTGTGCCTCGACGGTCTGTGCCTCAATGGTCTGGGCCTCAACAGTCTGTGCCTCAACGGTCTGTGCCTCAACGGTCTGTGCCTCAACGGTCTGTGCCTCAACGGTCTGTGCCTCAATGGTCTGTGCCTCAATGGTCTGTGCCTCGACGGTCTGTGCCTCAATGGTCTGTGTAACATAGCAACGCCAGAGCAGTTTTAA